A stretch of the Arachis stenosperma cultivar V10309 chromosome 6, arast.V10309.gnm1.PFL2, whole genome shotgun sequence genome encodes the following:
- the LOC130935666 gene encoding shewanella-like protein phosphatase 2, with protein sequence MGGEEVAETQTSICKDAPNLLSFFVDTFVDFSVSGLFLLPTPPLQNPNPSISRSLPPLPTRLPSPSRLIAVGDLHGDLDKTKQALRLAGLIDASDRYVGGSATVVQVGDVLDRGGDELKILYFLEKLKREAARSGGKIITMNGNHEIMNIEGDFRFVTKTALDEFRVWEQWFSVGNKMKGLCQGLETPTDPFKGVPMSFHGVKREFFDGFRARVAALRPNGPISSRFLSQNVTVLVVGDSLFVHGGLLPQHVDYGLERINEEVRDWINGSSGKFSPQYCRGRNAVVWLRKFSNEVAQNCDCATLEHVLKTVPGAKRMIMGHTIQTAGINGACENRAIRIDVGMSRGCGGGLPEVLEISKNSGLRILTSNPLYQNMGNAGLNVGKEELLIPAHGGFREVEVKA encoded by the coding sequence ATGGGAGGGGAAGAAGTGGCCGAGACCCAAACCTCCATCTGCAAAGACGCTCCCAATCTCCTCTCATTCTTCGTTGACACCTTCGTCGACTTCTCAGTCAGTGGCCTCTTCCTCCTCCCGACGCCGCCGCTACAAAACCCTAACCCTTCAATTTCCCGCTCCCTACCGCCATTACCCACCCGGCTGCCCTCTCCGAGTCGCCTGATCGCCGTCGGCGATCTCCACGGCGACCTCGACAAGACGAAGCAGGCGCTACGCCTGGCCGGCCTTATCGACGCCTCTGACCGCTACGTAGGGGGCTCCGCCACCGTCGTCCAGGTCGGCGATGTCCTTGACCGCGGCGGCGACGAGCTCAAGATCCTCTACTTCCTCGAGAAGCTGAAACGCGAGGCAGCCCGCAGCGGCGGCAAGATCATCACCATGAACGGCAACCACGAAATCATGAACATTGAGGGTGATTTCCGCTTTGTAACGAAAACAGCTCTAGATGAATTTAGGGTTTGGGAGCAGTGGTTCAGTGTTGGTAACAAAATGAAGGGCCTCTGCCAAGGTTTAGAAACCCCCACAGACCCCTTCAAAGgggttccgatgtcatttcacGGTGTGAAAAGAGAGTTCTTCGACGGGTTTCGAGCCCGGGTTGCGGCCCTGCGGCCTAACGGCCCAATTTCGAGTAGGTTTCTGTCGCAGAATGTAACTGTCTTGGTTGTTGGGGATTCCCTTTTTGTTCACGGAGGGTTGTTGCCGCAGCATGTTGATTACGGTTTGGAGAGGATCAATGAGGAAGTTAGGGATTGGATTAATGGCTCCTCGGGGAAGTTTTCGCCGCAGTATTGCAGGGGGAGGAACGCTGTCGTTTGGTTGAGGAAATTCTCAAATGAGGTTGCTCAGAATTGCGATTGTGCGACTCTTGAGCATGTTCTGAAGACGGTCCCTGGTGCGAAGAGGATGATCATGGGACACACAATTCAGACGGCTGGTATTAATGGTGCCTGCGAGAACAGAGCTATTCGGATCGATGTGGGCATGTCGAGGGGGTGTGGTGGTGGTTTgcctgaggttttggagataaGTAAGAATTCTGGGTTGCGGATATTGACTTCGAATCCATTGTACCAGAATATGGGCAATGCTGGGTTAAATGTGGGTAAGGAAGAATTGTTGATTCCTGCACATGGTGGATTTAGGGAGGTAGAAGTTAAAGCTTGA